The genomic stretch CATCTGGAAAGCCAGATCTAGGCATCTCTATATCTGCTGCCGACCACAACGAGGACGAAGATAGGGACCACAGCGGCGACGAACCTAGAGAGGGAGCTATCGAAGCTCCTTCTCGTCGTCCTAGAGGTCGTCCCGCTGGTTCCAAAAACAAGCCCAAACCACCCATCTTTGTTACCCGGGACAGCCCCAACGCCCTCCGGTCCCACGTCATGGAGGTGGCTGCTGGAGCTGATGTGGCAGATTCCATCGCCAACTTTGCACGCAGACGCCAGCGTGGTGTCTGCGTGATGTCAGCAACGGGGTCTGTCACTGGGGTCACCATCCGCCAGCCCTCAGGCGGGGCGTCTGTGGTAGCCCTCCATGGTCGGTTCGAGATACTGTCCTTGACTGGGGCTTTTCTGCCCGGTCCCGCCCCTCCTGGGTCAACAGGCTTGACCGTGTACCTGTCAGGCGGGCAGGGGCAGGTGGTAGGAGGTAGCGTGGTTGGCCCACTAGTGGCAGCAGGCCCAGTCATGGTGATCGCCGCAACATTCTCAAACGCCACGTACGAGAGGCTGCCGTTAGAGGAGCAGGAGGAAGAGGGACAGGCACACGGGCATGTCCCCGGTGGACCCACATCACCACCCGGGATTTCCGGGCAGCAGCATGGGATTAGTGGGGATGGATCATCGTCTGCCCTAGGAATTTACAATTTAACCCCTGGATTAATGAACAATGGAGGAGGAAACAGCGGGGCTGGTGGAGGGCAACTTGGTCATGAAGCTTATGCTTGGAGTCATGGTGGTCGCCCTCCTTTCTAACAactccaataataataataataatatgaatattattattattattattattattattataattattagtaaTATTTAGTAATAAAGAGATTATCATCAAGTAATATAATCATCTTGATGAAGTCTATGATGATGCGCATCTAGGTTGTAAAAGtggtaaagagtaaaatgaatgAAGGTCTGGGAGAATGAATGATGATGGTTTTATAATTTATGTAAAATTTAGTTTCTGTAGATCAACTAGGGTTAGATTTTATTTTATATGTATAATGTATTCATCATTCTAGGAAAACAAATGTTAATTACTATGTATCAAAACAAATCTCTCATCtgatttctatttttctttttttaaatgaATAATGATTTAAATTTGACTGAGATAGTTGTGTGGAAGTGCTGAAAAGCATTAATGGTTGTGTTGTGAAtttagtttattaatttgtgtcTGAATATTTCATGAATTTTAGTAAGTTAAAGTGTTGGTTTATGATTAATTAAATAGGTTGCACTTAATTTCATACACCTGATTTTGGGCGCTGCTCATTAAATGTGGACGGGATTTTCTTAATTAATCAGGAATCTGATGCATCATCTCATCTTTTTCTGTTCCTTGTACATGTTTTGCTCATATTTTGCCTCATTCTTCTCCTTTTCTTATGGAGTACTACTTATTCAAAGTTTGAAGTTGTTCATATAATAAAATTGTTGAGATTAAATATTAGTAGGTCTTGGTCCACAATCTTTGTTGCTGCATAACATAGCTAAAAGAATGATCATTAGACAAAGGTTGTGATTAGTTATTTAATTACTGGTCTCTACGAGTTATTTATGACACGATCACCAGAATAGTATATATgctaccatttcaaatgtttacGTACTTCTCATTTAACATTACGAGCTCGGCTATTCTTGTCATTCGCGATAATGTTACTATAACTCTATAAGCCTGCTTAATGTATGTTGTAAAGTTTTAATTAAGGTATAATTAGAAACTTAtgtacgataataataataataaagacgcGAAAGCGAAATTTCAGGAAATAATTTTCTAACATCTACCCTATGATCACATGTACAAGATAATATGAATCATAATAAAAGGCGATAAAAGAATATTTACCTCTTAAAGCGTAAATTCCACAAATGGCTTATAGAAGAGATCTAAGAGCCCCACTTGTTGTCCCTCTACTCGGTCTATAAGCACAACCCGGAAACCCACATCTGCTAGAACGGAAGAGAAGAATCAATAtcactctcttatttttatgGATGCTTGAGACAGGCGGTATATAAGGAACAATATGATTTCTCGCTTGTGATTTCTTATGGAAAaacttactccctcctattctacataccttccctctttcttttttcatctattcacaataccttccctatttccttatttagtaaagttttatacttattttaatcacctcaccccacaacaatatcccactccaccccacaacaatacttattttaatcaacccaccccacaacaatacttattttaatcacctcacccccaataataccccacaataccttccctctctccaattacatAACCCtactacaatactttaccttattttaattCATCTCCTTAATTTTAGTGCCCCcatgaatagggaggtttatctagaataggagggagtatatcttTTCCATCACCGTATAACTCTATATATGTAGTATCACATACCATAATAGAGTCCTTGTGGGATAAGGAAAGAACTCCTATTCATTTCCTAAGACTGTTGCCTCAAATCTGTGTCCTTATAGGACGAATATTTTCTGATTGTgccttttttttttgataaaatgtaagtatatatcAAAATAGAAAAGTCGTCATACAATGGAAACGGTCAAAATGTCAAGCTCGACATTACAACCCATCTCCACAAAACAAGCCCAACCTAATAATCAAATCCAAAACAGATAAGCCCATTAGGCGGCCAAATCTAAACGACAACAAAATAAAATTGAAACATCAGAAATTTGTTGCCCAAACCCTAATTTTCCGACACCCCTGAAATCACTCCTCTTCCTTCTCTGACGAAGTCTCTGTCAGTGATCAAAGAGCTCTCCCCAACAGCTCAGTAAGCCATACAACATCTTGCCTCTCCAATTTTTCTTTGTCCAGACCTCTAAATCTCAGTTTCAACTCCTCCACAATACTTTGATCAAGTTTATGTGGTCGAATAAGAACAAGCTCATGCCTACTCCAGTTCCTTTGATGCCAAATGTGATATATACACGAGTTTATTGTAGCATCGAGACACCTCAGTTGCATATGAGATCCTTTCCTCATAAGCCTCCAATCAATCCAGATACTATTGGGCAAGGTGATCCCAATCCAGCTACCAATGATAGCAGTAACTTCTTTGCTATAGGGACATTCAAAGAACAAGTATCCCATACTTTCAGTTGACCCTCCACAAATGTAGTAGGTAAGGTCATCACATATCCCTATTTTGAATATTTTTCCTTTGTGTTCATGTTGCCATGGTGAAAAATCCAAGCTATAAAGCCATATTTCGGTATAGGCCATTTATTCCACACTAACTATGCCACTGTACAATATTTTCCTTTTTTCTGAGAAAATTGTAACCCTTACTTATGGTATACCCAGTATGTGCTTGAGTCGTCCATAGTTGTTGTTGATATAGCCTGTTGTAAATTTGTCTTGACTTGACATATCTTCCGCCAGTACCAAGATGAGTTAGTGTTGAGGGAGTAGTCCTGCTAGTTAGAGCCTTTAAGCTAAATATGACCAACCCATGATAGACATCAGACTTTTTTAGTAATAGACATCAAATTTTCATCCGATGTTAAGTTGAGTGATGTCCTTATAGGACAAATAGACATCAGACTTAAGTTTGATGTCTATTGATGAATGGACATCAGAGTTTTACCAAAATCCGATGTCTATATGTCTATTAGACATCAGATTTTTGAAAAGTCTGATGTCCATTACTTATCATAGACATCAGATATCTATAAAATATGATATCTATTTAAAACACAAACATCGGGCTTTTACAAAAATATGATGtccataattattattttatatatatatatatatatatatatatatatatatatatatatatatatatatatatatagttgttgTTGTACGCGCCGCGCCGTACCCCAAATTAGTATGACTCGCCTATTAGAATTAGTATCGCTTCATgcattttatattattgtttattGTACCGTGGCAGTTGGTTATTATCTTCACTGCTTTACTGGCCTATATTGACCGGTTATATGAATGTTCCATAGATTTTTTTTGAAGTGTAGCACAAAATACAGTTGATTCTGATACTTTGGTATTGTTCTATGGTAGAGGAGTTGAGATCCTTTGTCTCACTTTTATGTCACATCTCTTGTCTCATTGCCTTTATCTTACAACACAACATATCAACACTCACATAATAAAGATGGTAATTATTTTTATTAAGTTAATGATGTGTCATAAAGGAGGAATAATGAGACACAAGATGAAACACCAAATGGAACAGAGAATCCGCTCTCATGGTAGAGAGGCAACTGAAGTGGCTCTATTTGTACACCCAAAAAATGTGATCAACAAACAATTTTAACATTGCCTTGAGTAGTGTAGAAATCAAACATCCCATAAATCCTCTTTCTGATACATTATACTTGCCCAATTACATCATCACACCACATTTTGAATGATAAAATAAAAATGGCAAACAAATTTTTAACATCACTCATAAATGGAGCTTAATAGGAGCACAATGAGCATCGAATGAGGCCGTTTTCATTGCAATCAGGACACCTCTGAAAACCATACTCGTCCTCTTCATATTTTTCATCATCCCCTTCACATTCATAGTAAATTTTACAGCTTCCTGAATACGTCTCACAAGCAACAAACCGTACATCACTACAAGCATCACAAATTGCGATTCGGTTGCCACCATCATCTTCCATCATTTCACAATCTGCAAAAACTTTCTCAAGCTTTCGGTCTTCGTTTAGTAGCTCGAAAATTCTTAGGTATAGCTGCAAATTCGTCAAATGTAAATGCCTTGGCATAATCTCTATCTAGTTTCCCATTCTTCAAACCTTCTTTTTGCCCACATAATGTATCATTCACCTTAAACTCATATGCTGAATAACAAAGAAAAAGATACCTAAATCAGTCTTACTATGAAGTGTTGAACCAACAATAATCTAGAAAAAGTAGTGTCCAATGCAATACTAATGGACTACACTAAACAGTCACTTGATCGAAACACTCATAACGTGATCAAAGCACTCACAAGGTACCCCCAAGGCCCCAATTATGCAAAAATGCAATCACACAAAGAAAAAGTTATGATCTAATCACAATACTCCTAATCCCAACAATAGCGTTACATTTGTGTATGAAAGGCTTCACTGTTATCTTATGAAGTACTTAAAAGATGCTCATTTCTCAATCATAAACACACAATAATGAAATCATGAACTCCCTCCATCCCGCTTTTAACGTCCCCTCTCATCcaaaaatttattccaaattaattttCCTCTTTCTAAATTATGGTAAATGAGTGAACTACCTATTTTGTCCCTAGGCCATTAGCTACCTCTCCCTCCATCAAAATGATTTTGTCCTCATTCTCTTTAACTCAAGGAATGAGGTTGTTATTTTACCACTATTCCTCTAATCTTTCCCAAAGTAGAAAATGAGACAATAAACttggaacggagggagtaatttATATAACTGTAATCAAACCACTGAGGTCAACAATATATTGGTCAACAACGAAGAAATGTTGATAAAACAAAGAGAGTATTTACAGTTCTATATTGGAGTAAGAGAGTCTAATCATCCGCAAGCTATTTCGATTTGCTCAATTCTCGCTCTAATGCTATAACCGAATTAGGAAAACTAAATTTTCATCTAAAATAAAAAGATATAAACTAAACCTAAACAGTGAATTTTATATTTATATCCTTGACCGTGAAAAATGATACAATAGAACTCAAAACTAACAGCTCTACCAATAGTTCATCTAATTAATCTGTGCATTAAGGTATTAACATACATTAGTAATGAAAAGACTAAAAGAGTACCTCAATATTCTTGACTGAAATTCTCCAACTATTTACATGGTCGTCTCCTCATATCCACTTCGAGCTAAATTAGCAGCTACAACGGCCCATACAAAAGATCCTAGTGCGAAATAATTTGGAGCAACAAGACCAGAGACATGCCTCACACTTATACCAGGGAGATCTAATCCTGTTTCAGGGTCCAAGGGTATGTGCTCAACCCAACAAAGGAGGGGTCTGCTTGAacaaacaattatgtaaattagcCTGGAGACCGAATTATAAGCACCATGAACCACAATCCAACTCACTAAGAAACCCAACAAATAACTGAGAGACGGAATCAGATTATAGGTAACCCAAAAAAAACACAGAATCTTAACTGAAACTTAATAAAACCTCAAACAGATGGGATTCCCCCATAAAGACTTTTCCAGCTAGGGGATAGGAAAATTTACAATAGATCCAAGTATCTCGTGCAGCGGCCTCATTGTATTAAAAAGACACTTGTATCTTGAtagaatatactccctccaatttcatttattgttctcCTTTCTTTTTGGCATAAGAAATAAGGGGatcaatttggaccacacaatacacatgaccccacatcaaattgattttggaccacaaAAAGTTGaccaaaaaagaaaagagagaacaataaggaaaatggatggaaagggaaagaggaacaataaatgaaattggagggagtatgagtGTTTTGCCTAAAATAAAAGAACCTCCCACAGTGTGAGACCGTCTTATTCTATATTTGGTGATCAAACAGTATTCAAAAAGCTAATTATGAGTTGCTTAGGTTAGGCCTTGCTCATGTATTTCCAAATCAAACACATGCCTAAAGGCTACTAAGAACATATGAAGTACAAAAAAACTAATACATTAAGCACGAAACTTCAAACACATGCCTAAAGGCGTTGCTCAGTGTTTATTTGGTtgcctcctccttctcctccttccCCCAtttatccccccccccccccccttaccTTCTCTCATTGGCAGATCCATGCCTTAGGGTATGGGTTCCTCGGACACcgaaaatatatattttttttgtatgtttttggcCTTAACTTTATTCTAGAAATATCATTTTCAataaataatatatgtaaaatgtTATACAGGACACCAGAAACATATTTTTCTAGATCCGCCACTGCCTTCTCTTGTCCCTTCCCTTACTCATACTGCCCCCTCCTCTTCCTAGCCAATCTTtgtaaagtaaaaaaaaatatacTAACATGTCTAGTTGGAGAGACCTTAATGTCAAACCATCTTACCCAAAACTTCAGCTCGATAAAAAAAAGCAGAGAAATCAAAGATGA from Silene latifolia isolate original U9 population chromosome 5, ASM4854445v1, whole genome shotgun sequence encodes the following:
- the LOC141656096 gene encoding AT-hook motif nuclear-localized protein 20-like, coding for MANPWWTGQVGLPGMDSSSSGKPDLGISISAADHNEDEDRDHSGDEPREGAIEAPSRRPRGRPAGSKNKPKPPIFVTRDSPNALRSHVMEVAAGADVADSIANFARRRQRGVCVMSATGSVTGVTIRQPSGGASVVALHGRFEILSLTGAFLPGPAPPGSTGLTVYLSGGQGQVVGGSVVGPLVAAGPVMVIAATFSNATYERLPLEEQEEEGQAHGHVPGGPTSPPGISGQQHGISGDGSSSALGIYNLTPGLMNNGGGNSGAGGGQLGHEAYAWSHGGRPPF